The proteins below come from a single Cytophagia bacterium CHB2 genomic window:
- a CDS encoding DUF4258 domain-containing protein encodes MVDEIRARFEAGAFEFSRHATDQSILRVIAVDEIRQAIAAGEIIEDYPDDKYGPSCLILGFTKVNRPLHIQCSYPSRSLIKIITVYEPNPVEWKDFRVRR; translated from the coding sequence ATGGTGGATGAAATCCGAGCCAGGTTTGAAGCGGGGGCATTTGAATTCTCAAGACATGCAACGGATCAATCTATTCTGCGTGTGATCGCCGTTGATGAAATTCGCCAGGCAATCGCTGCCGGTGAAATCATCGAAGACTATCCGGATGACAAATATGGCCCGAGTTGTTTGATTCTGGGATTCACAAAAGTGAATCGGCCACTTCACATTCAGTGCAGCTATCCTTCTCGCTCGCTTATAAAGATTATCACAGTCTATGAACCAAATCCAGTCGAGTGGAAAGATTTCAGAGTCAGGAGGTAA
- a CDS encoding HNH endonuclease, producing the protein MNRFYIAKALRTKVAAQARYRCGYCLTSQEYSGAFLEIEHLVPLKLGGTSVEENLWLACGWCNRYKSFQIDGVDPISRRRTALYNPRRQAWARHFQWSEDGAQIIGKTACGRATVVALHLNHKFIVAARRRWVSAGWHPPKD; encoded by the coding sequence ATGAACCGTTTTTATATTGCAAAGGCGCTGCGTACAAAAGTTGCGGCACAAGCCCGATATCGCTGTGGTTACTGCTTGACCTCGCAGGAGTATAGTGGCGCATTTTTGGAGATCGAACACCTCGTGCCGTTAAAGCTCGGAGGAACCTCCGTAGAAGAAAACCTCTGGCTGGCTTGTGGTTGGTGTAATCGTTACAAAAGCTTTCAAATCGATGGCGTTGATCCGATTTCACGCAGACGGACAGCGCTATACAATCCCCGCCGGCAAGCGTGGGCTAGACACTTTCAATGGAGTGAAGACGGTGCGCAAATCATCGGCAAAACCGCATGCGGTAGAGCAACAGTAGTAGCCCTTCATTTAAATCATAAATTCATTGTCGCTGCCCGCCGGCGCTGGGTAAGCGCGGGTTGGCACCCGCCGAAGGATTAA